From the Bombus vancouverensis nearcticus chromosome 3, iyBomVanc1_principal, whole genome shotgun sequence genome, one window contains:
- the LOC117165770 gene encoding nose resistant to fluoxetine protein 6-like isoform X3 yields MPSRGFVIGNNHWLGDPQDCKHFSENRTLLLSEKVRKNNSIYRNPNEEYSPFEFRFFIARARHNSTVQYHVEVEDEDLITLGLCLPASCSIGDVATMLDKVFRNETLFIGKLFNIHLKLIEVSDLMDNRQWLLSAKMISIIGVLLSLCATVIAATIYDVFLDRKRLNKERGKLTFESTNSIELENIKEEKRETGNEEPAPRESEQLNRISKHLLCFSFLTNVKEIFKPEKGGNNLRVFYGLKTLTMAWIILGHVVFYAFHVMSNKWLVYILAESLLFQIISNFTLSVDAFFFMSGFLLSYSFLKERRKYQGIPPIAKRMNEFFQKIVKRYIRLTPAYFFVILIAILNFTWHHHVSALLPVEHPNTKCSKYWWTNILYINNFYRWDELCLTWSWYLPNDMQFFVFGSFLLTLSITHYNIAVGIGVVALVSSIGSLVYTGYTLNYQPMLDGQYKTLTYFYIRPWCRIPPYLIGMATCHLLTKWNYKLHFSKITLIAGWSVAILCNCSILFGLANKNISLGLSVLYLALSRTCWALGIAWLVVACTTNNGGIVNKILSLDIFVPFSKLTYGVYLINCIIILSLYSLDNYPLFLYYTNISYTAITVIICSFIAAIVLSATVEMPFISLVRLYSNPASMK; encoded by the exons ATGCCATCCAGAGGATTTGTCATCGGGAACAATCATTGGTTAGGAGACCCACAAGATTGCAAGCATTTCTCTGAAAATCGCACGCTATTACTATCAGAGAAAGTACGAAAGAACAATTCGATATACCGGAACCCGAATGAAGAGTACTCACCTTTTGAGTTTCGTTTTTTTATTGCACGTGCGCGGCACAATAGCACTGTGCAATATCATGTAGAAGTAGAAGACGAA GATTTGATCACGCTTGGACTTTGCTTACCGGCATCCTGCAGCATAGGCGATGTTGCCACTATGCTCGATAAAGTATTTCGTAATGAGACACTTTTCATTGGAAAACTTTTTAATATACACCTCAAGCTCATCGAAGTCTCCGATTTGATGGATAATCGTCAATGGCTACTCTCTGCGAAAATGATCTCCATCAT AGGAGTTTTGTTATCGTTGTGTGCTACCGTAATAGCGGCCACAATATACGACGTTTTCCTCGATCGGAAGCGTTTAAATAAAGAAAGGGGGAAGCTGACGTTCGAAAGTACCAACTCGATAG AATTGGAGAacataaaagaagagaaacgcgAAACCGGCAATGAGGAACCGGCACCCCGCGAGTCGGAGCAGCTAAATCGTATCAGCAAACATCTTCTGTGTTTTTCATTTCTCACCaatgtaaaagaaatatttaagcCGGAAAAGGGTGGTAATAATCTGCGAGTATTCTACGGCTTGAAAACATTGACAATGGCATGGATTATTCTGGGGCACGTAGTGTTCTACGCATTTCACGTTATGA GTAACAAATGGCTTGTATATATACTGGCTGAAAGTTTACTCTTTCAAATCATAAGCAACTTCACATTATCGGTGGATGCATTTTTCTTTATGAGTGGCTTTCTGTTATCATATTCATTTCTGAAGGAACGACGAAAATATCAGGGAATTCCGCCTATAGCAAAGAGGATGAACGAATTTTTTCAAAAGATTGTCAAACGATATATAAG GCTTACACCTGCATATTTCTTCGTTATATTAATCGCGATATTGAATTTTACCTGGCATCATCATGTCTCAGCGCTTCTTCCCGTTGAGCATCCAAATACTAAGTGTTCCAAATATTGGTGGACTAACATACTTTACATCAACAACTTCTATAGATGGGATGAGCTA TGTCTCACATGGAGTTGGTACCTGCCCAACGATATGCAGTTCTTCGTATTTGGAAGCTTTCTTCTAACTTTATCGATCAC GCATTACAATATTGCCGTGGGTATAGGTGTTGTTGCGCTAGTTTCATCGATAGGATCACTAGTTTACACGGGGTACACTCTGAATTACCAGCCTAT GTTGGACGGACAATATAAGACACTCACATACTTTTATATACGACCGTGGTGTAGAATACCGCCATACCTCATAGGAATGGCGACATGTCACCTTCTTACAAAATGGAATTACAAATTGCATTTTTCAAAA ATAACCTTAATCGCTGGTTGGTCCGTGGCAATTTTATGTAATTGTTCGATTCTCTTCGGACTCGCGAACAAGAACATATCTTTAGGTCTCTCCGTTCTTTATCTGGCCCTCAGTAGAACATGCTGGGCATTAGGTATTGCCTGGCTTGTAGTTGCATGCACTACGAATAATGGCG GTATCGTGAACAAAATCTTATCGCTGGATATTTTCGTCCCTTTCAGTAAATTAACGTATGGCGTTTATCTgataaattgtattattattctttCGTTATATTCGTTAGATAATtatcctctctttctctattaCACCAATATT TCCTATACTGCCATTACAGTGATTATTTGTAGTTTCATTGCCGCTATTGTTCTGTCCGCAACAGTAGAAATGCCGTTTATATCACTCGTTCGACTGTATAGTAATCCGGCAAGTATGAAATAA
- the LOC117165770 gene encoding nose resistant to fluoxetine protein 6-like isoform X2, whose amino-acid sequence MNSVRYINVIKEQINNHGERISGTDQIFQQDNASVVCTLSGPIIKPLDISGMPSRGFVIGNNHWLGDPQDCKHFSENRTLLLSEKVRKNNSIYRNPNEEYSPFEFRFFIARARHNSTVQYHVEVEDEDLITLGLCLPASCSIGDVATMLDKVFRNETLFIGKLFNIHLKLIEVSDLMDNRQWLLSAKMISIIGVLLSLCATVIAATIYDVFLDRKRLNKERGKLTFESTNSIELENIKEEKRETGNEEPAPRESEQLNRISKHLLCFSFLTNVKEIFKPEKGGNNLRVFYGLKTLTMAWIILGHVVFYAFHVMSNKWLVYILAESLLFQIISNFTLSVDAFFFMSGFLLSYSFLKERRKYQGIPPIAKRMNEFFQKIVKRYIRLTPAYFFVILIAILNFTWHHHVSALLPVEHPNTKCSKYWWTNILYINNFYRWDELCLTWSWYLPNDMQFFVFGSFLLTLSITHYNIAVGIGVVALVSSIGSLVYTGYTLNYQPMLDGQYKTLTYFYIRPWCRIPPYLIGMATCHLLTKWNYKLHFSKITLIAGWSVAILCNCSILFGLANKNISLGLSVLYLALSRTCWALGIAWLVVACTTNNGGIVNKILSLDIFVPFSKLTYGVYLINCIIILSLYSLDNYPLFLYYTNISYTAITVIICSFIAAIVLSATVEMPFISLVRLYSNPASMK is encoded by the exons CGTTGGATATCAGTGGAATGCCATCCAGAGGATTTGTCATCGGGAACAATCATTGGTTAGGAGACCCACAAGATTGCAAGCATTTCTCTGAAAATCGCACGCTATTACTATCAGAGAAAGTACGAAAGAACAATTCGATATACCGGAACCCGAATGAAGAGTACTCACCTTTTGAGTTTCGTTTTTTTATTGCACGTGCGCGGCACAATAGCACTGTGCAATATCATGTAGAAGTAGAAGACGAA GATTTGATCACGCTTGGACTTTGCTTACCGGCATCCTGCAGCATAGGCGATGTTGCCACTATGCTCGATAAAGTATTTCGTAATGAGACACTTTTCATTGGAAAACTTTTTAATATACACCTCAAGCTCATCGAAGTCTCCGATTTGATGGATAATCGTCAATGGCTACTCTCTGCGAAAATGATCTCCATCAT AGGAGTTTTGTTATCGTTGTGTGCTACCGTAATAGCGGCCACAATATACGACGTTTTCCTCGATCGGAAGCGTTTAAATAAAGAAAGGGGGAAGCTGACGTTCGAAAGTACCAACTCGATAG AATTGGAGAacataaaagaagagaaacgcgAAACCGGCAATGAGGAACCGGCACCCCGCGAGTCGGAGCAGCTAAATCGTATCAGCAAACATCTTCTGTGTTTTTCATTTCTCACCaatgtaaaagaaatatttaagcCGGAAAAGGGTGGTAATAATCTGCGAGTATTCTACGGCTTGAAAACATTGACAATGGCATGGATTATTCTGGGGCACGTAGTGTTCTACGCATTTCACGTTATGA GTAACAAATGGCTTGTATATATACTGGCTGAAAGTTTACTCTTTCAAATCATAAGCAACTTCACATTATCGGTGGATGCATTTTTCTTTATGAGTGGCTTTCTGTTATCATATTCATTTCTGAAGGAACGACGAAAATATCAGGGAATTCCGCCTATAGCAAAGAGGATGAACGAATTTTTTCAAAAGATTGTCAAACGATATATAAG GCTTACACCTGCATATTTCTTCGTTATATTAATCGCGATATTGAATTTTACCTGGCATCATCATGTCTCAGCGCTTCTTCCCGTTGAGCATCCAAATACTAAGTGTTCCAAATATTGGTGGACTAACATACTTTACATCAACAACTTCTATAGATGGGATGAGCTA TGTCTCACATGGAGTTGGTACCTGCCCAACGATATGCAGTTCTTCGTATTTGGAAGCTTTCTTCTAACTTTATCGATCAC GCATTACAATATTGCCGTGGGTATAGGTGTTGTTGCGCTAGTTTCATCGATAGGATCACTAGTTTACACGGGGTACACTCTGAATTACCAGCCTAT GTTGGACGGACAATATAAGACACTCACATACTTTTATATACGACCGTGGTGTAGAATACCGCCATACCTCATAGGAATGGCGACATGTCACCTTCTTACAAAATGGAATTACAAATTGCATTTTTCAAAA ATAACCTTAATCGCTGGTTGGTCCGTGGCAATTTTATGTAATTGTTCGATTCTCTTCGGACTCGCGAACAAGAACATATCTTTAGGTCTCTCCGTTCTTTATCTGGCCCTCAGTAGAACATGCTGGGCATTAGGTATTGCCTGGCTTGTAGTTGCATGCACTACGAATAATGGCG GTATCGTGAACAAAATCTTATCGCTGGATATTTTCGTCCCTTTCAGTAAATTAACGTATGGCGTTTATCTgataaattgtattattattctttCGTTATATTCGTTAGATAATtatcctctctttctctattaCACCAATATT TCCTATACTGCCATTACAGTGATTATTTGTAGTTTCATTGCCGCTATTGTTCTGTCCGCAACAGTAGAAATGCCGTTTATATCACTCGTTCGACTGTATAGTAATCCGGCAAGTATGAAATAA
- the LOC117165770 gene encoding nose resistant to fluoxetine protein 6-like isoform X1 encodes MKCGRISWTWLSLLSLTNFYVSIQATELDPMITKKLLPVYAVLENADLLNSSSCRTQIDVFRNAVNNQILWALRALDISGMPSRGFVIGNNHWLGDPQDCKHFSENRTLLLSEKVRKNNSIYRNPNEEYSPFEFRFFIARARHNSTVQYHVEVEDEDLITLGLCLPASCSIGDVATMLDKVFRNETLFIGKLFNIHLKLIEVSDLMDNRQWLLSAKMISIIGVLLSLCATVIAATIYDVFLDRKRLNKERGKLTFESTNSIELENIKEEKRETGNEEPAPRESEQLNRISKHLLCFSFLTNVKEIFKPEKGGNNLRVFYGLKTLTMAWIILGHVVFYAFHVMSNKWLVYILAESLLFQIISNFTLSVDAFFFMSGFLLSYSFLKERRKYQGIPPIAKRMNEFFQKIVKRYIRLTPAYFFVILIAILNFTWHHHVSALLPVEHPNTKCSKYWWTNILYINNFYRWDELCLTWSWYLPNDMQFFVFGSFLLTLSITHYNIAVGIGVVALVSSIGSLVYTGYTLNYQPMLDGQYKTLTYFYIRPWCRIPPYLIGMATCHLLTKWNYKLHFSKITLIAGWSVAILCNCSILFGLANKNISLGLSVLYLALSRTCWALGIAWLVVACTTNNGGIVNKILSLDIFVPFSKLTYGVYLINCIIILSLYSLDNYPLFLYYTNISYTAITVIICSFIAAIVLSATVEMPFISLVRLYSNPASMK; translated from the exons ACAAGCGACCGAACTAGACCCCATGATCACGAAGAAGCTACTTCCAGTGTACGCGGTTTTGGAAAATGCTGATCTTCTAAATTCCAGCAGCTGTCGGACCCAGATAGATGTATTTCGAAATGCGGTGAATAACCAGATACTTTGGGCTCTAAGAG CGTTGGATATCAGTGGAATGCCATCCAGAGGATTTGTCATCGGGAACAATCATTGGTTAGGAGACCCACAAGATTGCAAGCATTTCTCTGAAAATCGCACGCTATTACTATCAGAGAAAGTACGAAAGAACAATTCGATATACCGGAACCCGAATGAAGAGTACTCACCTTTTGAGTTTCGTTTTTTTATTGCACGTGCGCGGCACAATAGCACTGTGCAATATCATGTAGAAGTAGAAGACGAA GATTTGATCACGCTTGGACTTTGCTTACCGGCATCCTGCAGCATAGGCGATGTTGCCACTATGCTCGATAAAGTATTTCGTAATGAGACACTTTTCATTGGAAAACTTTTTAATATACACCTCAAGCTCATCGAAGTCTCCGATTTGATGGATAATCGTCAATGGCTACTCTCTGCGAAAATGATCTCCATCAT AGGAGTTTTGTTATCGTTGTGTGCTACCGTAATAGCGGCCACAATATACGACGTTTTCCTCGATCGGAAGCGTTTAAATAAAGAAAGGGGGAAGCTGACGTTCGAAAGTACCAACTCGATAG AATTGGAGAacataaaagaagagaaacgcgAAACCGGCAATGAGGAACCGGCACCCCGCGAGTCGGAGCAGCTAAATCGTATCAGCAAACATCTTCTGTGTTTTTCATTTCTCACCaatgtaaaagaaatatttaagcCGGAAAAGGGTGGTAATAATCTGCGAGTATTCTACGGCTTGAAAACATTGACAATGGCATGGATTATTCTGGGGCACGTAGTGTTCTACGCATTTCACGTTATGA GTAACAAATGGCTTGTATATATACTGGCTGAAAGTTTACTCTTTCAAATCATAAGCAACTTCACATTATCGGTGGATGCATTTTTCTTTATGAGTGGCTTTCTGTTATCATATTCATTTCTGAAGGAACGACGAAAATATCAGGGAATTCCGCCTATAGCAAAGAGGATGAACGAATTTTTTCAAAAGATTGTCAAACGATATATAAG GCTTACACCTGCATATTTCTTCGTTATATTAATCGCGATATTGAATTTTACCTGGCATCATCATGTCTCAGCGCTTCTTCCCGTTGAGCATCCAAATACTAAGTGTTCCAAATATTGGTGGACTAACATACTTTACATCAACAACTTCTATAGATGGGATGAGCTA TGTCTCACATGGAGTTGGTACCTGCCCAACGATATGCAGTTCTTCGTATTTGGAAGCTTTCTTCTAACTTTATCGATCAC GCATTACAATATTGCCGTGGGTATAGGTGTTGTTGCGCTAGTTTCATCGATAGGATCACTAGTTTACACGGGGTACACTCTGAATTACCAGCCTAT GTTGGACGGACAATATAAGACACTCACATACTTTTATATACGACCGTGGTGTAGAATACCGCCATACCTCATAGGAATGGCGACATGTCACCTTCTTACAAAATGGAATTACAAATTGCATTTTTCAAAA ATAACCTTAATCGCTGGTTGGTCCGTGGCAATTTTATGTAATTGTTCGATTCTCTTCGGACTCGCGAACAAGAACATATCTTTAGGTCTCTCCGTTCTTTATCTGGCCCTCAGTAGAACATGCTGGGCATTAGGTATTGCCTGGCTTGTAGTTGCATGCACTACGAATAATGGCG GTATCGTGAACAAAATCTTATCGCTGGATATTTTCGTCCCTTTCAGTAAATTAACGTATGGCGTTTATCTgataaattgtattattattctttCGTTATATTCGTTAGATAATtatcctctctttctctattaCACCAATATT TCCTATACTGCCATTACAGTGATTATTTGTAGTTTCATTGCCGCTATTGTTCTGTCCGCAACAGTAGAAATGCCGTTTATATCACTCGTTCGACTGTATAGTAATCCGGCAAGTATGAAATAA